Proteins from a single region of Dictyostelium discoideum AX4 chromosome 5 chromosome, whole genome shotgun sequence:
- the gluS gene encoding glutamate-tRNA ligase, with protein sequence MSKAKDTGILRFDDTPLAATFPLVAIITSKVVGGVKIVGRKGLDSTEFSIVGTQDSLKGSYVIAKYLARTTPSLSLYGENALSASKIDEFIDKFAHLKSEKFNEFLKEMNEYLTLRAFLIGFNLTLADIVLFARIKMVKEIQEEINKLGKTIPHLNRWYGYLSQLESFVEADNAFNGKKETKASGKAGAEGTAATTEKVAPQKGAMGWVGNFEALNLPGLVEGKVVTRFPPEPSGYMHIGHCKAAIINNYYAEKYNGKIIIRFDDTNPSKEKEEYVENIIKDINNLGIKYEKITHTSDYFDLIHDYAIQMIKEGIAYCDDTPQVKMSEERDNAIESVHRNNSVEKNLEMFDEMKKATEQGVKCVLRAKLDMAHIDKAFRDPAIYRCNSTPHHRTGDKYKVYPLYDFACPIVDSVEGITHALRSNEYNNKRNLYNHYLEILHLENKPYISDYSRLSFFNVLLSKRKLQHFVDTGLVSGWTDPRLPTLQGITRRGLTVAALKEFILSQGASAANTTLDLGKLFVGNKAVLEPTCPRYTAIAKATAVKFTLSNGPTLPEVKDCLKYAKDPSMGTKKVTFSNNLLLEGDDCNQIKEGEEVTLMNWGNAIVETLQRNENGDVVSMTGKLHLEGDVKKTDKKLSWLSSDCADTVTVVLQDYDYIITKPKLEDGDDLDTFTNKNSKFEIEAFTDENILTLKLNDKIQFERRGFFNVDQVGDGVKPYILIYIPSGPIKPAGAALYPFKKVEKVAAPVNPKPTAKKQEKQSKK encoded by the exons atgtcaaaaGCTAAAGATACAGGTATCTTAAGATTTGATGATACACCATTAGCAGCAACATTTCCATTAGTTGCTATTATCACATCAAaagttgttggtggtgttaaAATCGTTGGTAGAAAAGGTTTAGATTCCACCGAATTCTCGATTGTCGGTACTCAAGATTCACTCAAAGGTTCATATGTCATTGCAAAATATTTAGCAAGAACTACACCATCTCTTTCATTATATGGTGAAAATGCTTTATCAGCTTCAaag attgatgaatttattgataaatttgctCATTTAAAATCAGAGAAAttcaatgaatttttaaaagaaatgaatGAATATTTAACATTAAGAGcatttttaattggatttaatttaacattagcagatattgttttatttgcaCGTATTAAGATGGTAAAGGAAATTCAAGAGGAGATTAACAAATTAGGTAAAACCATCCCACATTTAAATAGATGGTATGGATATTTAAGTCAATTAGAATCATTTGTTGAAGCCGATAATGCTTTCAATGGTAAGAAAGAGACCAAAGCAAGTGGTAAAGCAGGTGCAGAAGGTACAGCAGCAACCACAGAAAAAGTAGCACCACAAAAGGGAGCAATGGGATGGGTTGGTAATTTTGAAGCATTAAATTTACCAGGATTAGTTGAGGGTAAAGTTGTAACTCGTTTCCCACCAGAACCATCAGGTTATATGCATATTGGTCATTGCAAAGCAGCAATCATCAACAATTACTACGCAGAGAAATACAATGGTAAGATCATCATTCGTTTCGATGATACCAATCCATCCAAAGAAAAGGAGGAATACGTCGAAAACATCATCAAGGATATCAATAACTTGGGTATTAAATATGAAAAGATCACACATACATCCGATTACTTTGATTTAATTCACGATTATGCAATTCAAATGATTAAAGAAGGTATTGCCTATTGTGATGATACTCCACAAGTTAAAATGTCTGAAGAACGTGATAATGCCATTGAAAGTGTTCATCGTAACAATAGTGTCGAAAAGAATTTGGAAATGTTTGATGAAATGAAGAAAGCCACTGAACAAGGTGTAAAATGTGTATTACGTGCTAAATTAGATATGGCTCATATTGATAAGGCATTCAGAGATCCAGCTATCTATCGTTGTAATTCAACCCCACATCATCGTACCGGTGATAAATACAAGGTTTATCCATTATACGATTTTGCATGTCCAATCGTTGATTCAGTCGAAGGTATAACCCATGCACTTCGTTCCAATGAATACAATAACAAGAGAAACCTCTACAATCATTACCTCGAAATCTTACATCTCGAAAATAAACCATACATTTCCGATTACAGTCGTTTAAGTTTCTTCAATGTTTTATTGTCAAAGAGAAAACTTCAACATTTTGTAGACACTGGTCTCGTTAGTGGTTGGACTGATCCACGTTTACCAACTCTTCAAGGTATTACTCGTCGTGGTCTCACCGTTGCAGCCTTGAAAGAATTCATCCTTTCACAAGGTGCTTCTGCAGCAAATACCACTTTAGATTTGGGTAAATTATTCGTTGGAAACAAAGCTGTACTCGAACCAACTTGTCCACGTTATACCGCTATCGCTAAAGCAACCGCCGTTAAATTCACTCTTTCCAATGGTCCAACCTTACCAGAGGTCAAGGATTGTCTCAAATATGCAAAGGACCCATCAATGGGTACTAAAAAAGTTACATTCAGTAATAATCTCCTCCTTGAAGGTGATGATTgtaatcaaattaaagagGGTGAAGAAGTTACTCTCATGAATTGGGGTAATGCCATCGTTGAAACTTTACAACGTAACGAAAATGGTGATGTTGTATCCATGACTGGTAAACTCCACTTGGAAGGTGATGTAAAGAAGACCGATAAAAAACTCAGTTGGTTATCATCTGATTGTGCTGACACTGTCACAGTTGTCCTCCAAGATTACGATTATATCATCACTAAACCAAAATTAGAAGATGGTGATGATCTCGATACTTTCACCAATAAAAACTccaaatttgaaattgaagctTTCACTGATGAAAATATCCTTACTCTCAAACTTAAcgataaaattcaatttgaGAGAAGAGGTTTCTTTAATGTTGATCAAGTTGGTGATGGTGTTAAACCATACATTTTAATCTATATTCCATCTGGTCCAATTAAACCAGCTGGTGCTGCTCTTTATCCATtcaaaaaagttgaaaaagtTGCTGCTCCAGTCAATCCAAAACCAACTGcaaaaaaacaagaaaaacaatcaaagaaataa